Genomic DNA from Prunus persica cultivar Lovell chromosome G1, Prunus_persica_NCBIv2, whole genome shotgun sequence:
GCGGTTATCCCCTCGGAGGCTACGCTTTTGGAAAAGGAAGTGAGTGGTGCGCTTGTCGTTGCAGTGAAAGTTGTGGAAGGCGGCGACAAAGGAAGGGCTGCGGATGAGGGAGGACCAAGACTTGCATACGCACCGGCATCGAGTCATCAGATCCTCTGCCGGAAGCCGTGGGAGTATATGAGAGAATATGATTTTGGTTGGGAGCTCCGGGATTGGATGGTCATGATAAGCTTCCATGTTCCTTGGAAGACTTTCTCTAGCCCGTCGAAAGACCTCCAAGAGAACAGATGattccaagaagaagaaaacaagagaTGCGATGCTTTAGCTAGGGTTTCCCTGCTAATTTAGATGTATATATGTGGGCCACTTATTTGTACTGGGTTACGATTTTGGACTGCCTAGTATTAATAGAAAAACAGAGTCCCCAAAACGGGAAGAATCCTAATGATATCTAAATTAGTACCGgattttatttcataaaaatattatatttggtCTTTTAAAttagagtaatgctatttagacacacaaCATTGATCACCTTAACTGACTACCTTATTTGGCCACTGATGTGTCATGttatgtcaattaatgaatgtcgccatgtcaattaaaaaacaaattaaaaaaccctagcattcCTAATGAGTGGCCTCATGGcaacattcattaattgacatggcatgacacatcagttgccacataaggtggtcagtTAAGGTGGTCAATGTTGTGTGTCCAAATAACATTACTCGGatttaaattaatgaaaaagcACATAAAAGATGTTTCTCCTTCAAATCACTTAAATAATTATGGgggcatttttgctcaccattTTAACTTAAGGTGTATCTTCATTATCCTTATCAAAAAGTGACTCATGTCCATGGATTTAACTATAATTAATTCTCAGAAACTCAATAGGAGTTTGCTGTTGTATGTATTTCGTGTTCGACTTTTCGATGCAGATTCGTCGTTACTGCCGTTGCGCGGTGAATTTGTATTGTAGGTCTAAGTACAGATAGTTCTTGTCTGCCAAATTGgagtttttaagtttttctgGCATATGTAATTCTCTCCAGATCAAAccaatttatctttttgtttggtcACTGGAGATGTTGTACTCATATTTGGCATTGCGACTACTCTGTacttttttatgtgttttcaataaaattactatcgctttttatcaaaaaaaaaactataattaattctttatttattatttatttaatgatattattatgagaaaaaaataatactttaataagatttttcttGATTTACCCTTATTCTATTAATTAACCCAACAAACTTTCCATTTTTCTATTAATTACTAATGAAGCCAAGAACAACCCAAATAATTAACATCAACATGATGATCATTactcaaaaaataattgattcATTCAACATTGTTGAAcaatttgaccaaaaagaaaattaaatactaagAGGCTTTAATCCTGTCATTAATAGGAGGTTTTAATCCAAATTGAACCTAACTAATGATGTGTTTAATTAATCAGGAATTGGAATTCTCATAAGGAATTGTATTCCATTTATGGAAGATTTCTGCTTTTACTTCATATCAAGGGATTGAAAAGTAAGTTGGGtccacacaaaattaggaattgaatatTCCTGATTTTgaaggaattcaattcttgggtgggtggtggtattctaattcctgAAAAATTAACTCATTAagaaattatcttttttacccattatatcATAGCATAATTTTTAAACCAGCTGCCAAGTGGTTGAGTACTGAAACAATCGGGGCCCACTTTTCTACAAGTACCCATTTCAACTGTGGAGATGCAGGCCCTAACCTATCATTGGGCTCGGACCCTTTTCAACTTGGTCCCTTGATCCGTAAGAGTGCACCTTCTGGTCTGACAAAGGGGAAATAGAGGAAGCATGGAGCAAAAAGAAAGCATGCACGTACTCCTCCCGCATATGCACAAGACTCTGCAACACATGCAGAGGGAGGGAAGAAACGAGCTTGGCCTTTTAAGAAATGGAATGCGGAGGCTCAACAGAATAAGAAACCATGTTCACGGGCACCCACACCTTCCAACTTCTCAACGGCGGTGGCTGAGACAGCTCAGTCCCGCCGACAGCTATGAGTCTTTTAAGTTGGAACTGCCGAGGGCTTGGGAACCCTCGGACAGTTCAAGATTTACGACGTTTGGTCGTTGCAAAAGATCCTATGGTTGTATTTCTTTGTGAAACTCGCTGTAAGCAGCGtaattttaattcaataaaagAACAATTGGGTTTTGATTATTGCTTTGTTGTTGATGCTATAGGACTGTCTGGGGGCCTCTGTCTATTTTGGAAATCTGAGTTGAACTTAGCTATTCGATCCTCTTCCACCCACCATATCGATGCTGAAGTAGGAGGTATTGGAGACTCACTACATTGGCGTCTCACTGGCTTCTATGGCTATCCAGCTACTGAAGACACACATCTCTCTTGGAACTTACTTCGTGATCTTGCTAGCGAATCCCGTCTCCCTTGGGTTTGCATGGGCGATTTTAATGAGCTTCTTTACGCCAATGAGAAAGAAGGGGGTCTTATACGCCCTGTCCGACAAATGTTGGCTTTTCGAGATGCTATTTCGGATTGCCATCTTGATGACATGGGCTTTGAGGGGGCAACTTTTACTTGGTTTAGCACAAGAAATGGCGGAATAAAAGAAAGATTGGATAGGGTGCTTGCTAATTGTGAATGGCGATCACTCTTTCCGCAAGCGACAGTTCACCACCTCGAGCCGTGCAGTTCAGACCATCTCCCCATTCTCCTAGAAGCTTCGCCGACTATGAAGCCGTGGCGAAGAAGGAGTTTTTTCCGCTTTGAGAGTATGTGGACACAACACGAGGACTGCGAAAGTATTATTGCCAATGCATGGAATACTTCTTTTACAGGCACACTCATGTACCAAGTGTGTGAGAAGATTAAAACCACCAGGAATCCAACTTATGCAATGGCAACGATCAATGTTTGGTACAACCAAGGCTGAAATCCAGCGGGTACGTAGCCAGTTAGATGTGGTGTGGAGACAACCCAATTCTGAGAACACAACAGCAACATACCACCTCCTCATGTCCCAACTTGATTCTCTTCTCTCTAGGGAGGAAGCTTTCTGGAAGCAGCGATCTAAAGTCTCTTGGCTAAAAGAAGGAGATAGAAACACACGTTTCTTCCATCAAAGAGCAAGCAATCGAAAGCAACGAAATTATGTTAAAGGCTTGAGGGATAATACTGGAAGATGGCGTGAGGATGAACAGGGCCTGCAATATGTTGTGTTGGACTATTTCACACATCTCTTCACTTCATCTGCCTCTGGAAGTGAGGGGGAGAGCATTGATGCTGTGGAATCGAGAGTCACACCGGATATGAATAATCTATTACTCACAGACTATTGTGATGCAGAGATTCACGAAGCAGTTTTTCAGATGTACCCGACCAAAGCGCCAGGTCCCGATGGGATGCCTccaatttttttccaaaaatattGGCATATTGTTGGATCAGATGTCATAAGAGCTATCAAGGACTTTCTTACTTCAGGTCGCCtacttcaaaaaataatttcactCATGTTGTCCTCATACCAAAGGTGAAGCACCCAAAAGACATGTCCCAACTGCGCCCGATCAGTTTATGCaatgttttgtttaaaatcGCCACGAAGGTTTTAGCTAACAGATTAAAGCTTATCCTTCACAAAATCATATCTCCCAGTCAGAGTGCATTCATTTCCGGAAGGCTTATCTCGGATAACACCATCCTTGCAGCTGAAATAATTCATTACCTTCGTAGACGTCGGCGAGGTAAGAAAGGATTCATGGTGCTAAAAATGGATATGAGCAAAGCTTATGATCGCATTGAATGGAGTTTTCTTGAAGCTATTATGCGAAAATTGGGTTTTGCAGAGCAGTGGATTCAGTTAATGCTTACTTGTATCTCAACTGTGAGCTACTCCTTTGTGATTAATGGGACTCCTCACGGCTTCCTTCACCCATCTAGAGGTCTTCATCAAGGAGACCCCCTGTCtccttatctttttcttttgtgtgctGAAGGTCTCACGGAACTAATTGCACAAAAGGAAAGGGAGGGTTTTCTTAAAGGTGTTTCCATTTGCAGAGGAGCTCCTGCTATCAGCCACCTCTTTTTCGCGGATGACAGTGTTCTCTTTGCGCGGGCCAACATGGCTGATTGTATGGTTCTCAAAGATATCCTTGATACCTATTAGCGTGCGTCAGGACAACAGGTCAATTTCCAAAAAAGTGCAGTATGTTTCAGTAAGAATGTTCATAGGGGAGATCAACTGATGCTAGCGCAATTTATGGGTATCCCTTGTGTTGATCACCATAGTCAATATTTAGGCCTTCCTATGGTGCTGGATAAGAAGAAGGGTGCCAGTTTTAACCACTTAAAAGAGCGGCTCtggaaaaaattacaaacctGGAAAGGAAAGTTGTTAAGCGGCGCCGGAAAAGAAATCTTAATCAAAGTGGTAGCACAGGCGATACCAATCTATACAATGAGCTATTTTTTATTACCTAAATATGTCTGCGAGGATCTCAACAAGCTGGTTGCACAATTCTGGTGGAATAGCTCTactgaaaacaagaaaattcatTGGATGGCTTGGGACAGGTTATGCGCTCCAAAAGAAGAGGGAGGCCTGGGCTTTAGAAATTTGCACGCTTTTAATCTAGCTTTGTTGGCCAAACAGGGGTGGCGCCTTCTCCAGAATCCGGACTCCCTGATCACGAAAGTACTTAAAGCCAAATATTTTCCAACTCGTTCTTTTCTTGAAACTGCGGTAAGTCTTCATGCCTCTGTTGTGTGGAAAAGTCTTTATGAAGCAAGAACAGTTATTATTCAAGGCTCCAGATGGCAAGTGGGGAGCGGGGATACAATTGGCATATGGGAGGATCGGTGGTTGCCACAACCCAATAGCTTCCGGATCTTCTTTCCCAAGCCTGAGCACAGTGCTATCACAAAAGTATCAGACTTAATTCATGGCGACTCACGGGAATGGAATGTCCCACTGCTGcaaaatgttttctttcctGAAGAAGTGATGCTCATTCGCTCTATCCCGCTAAGTCTGCGGTTGACACCCGATATGTTGGTGTGGCATTATGATAAAAAAGGTATGTTCACAGTTAAGAGTGCCTACCACGTAGCCAGATCTGTGCATTCCTCCACTGGCAGGGCATCCTCCTCAAATTCGGATGCAGTCGCTAGGAATTGGTCTCTACTTTGGAAAGCCATTGTGCCAGCCAGAGTCAAGACTTTTTGGTGGCGTGTTATCTCTGGAATATTACCTACGAAAGCAAATTTGGCACGAAAAAAGGTGTCTCTAGATGAGGAATGTATGTTATGTGAGGGCCCAGTCGAATCTTCAATTCATATCCTTTGTGACTGCCCGTTTGCAATCTGTGCTTGGCGTAGTTCGACATTAAGTAGTAGCAGGTGGAACAATGATGCTCATTCACCCAAGGATTGGGTATTTCGCTGTGCAGAGCAACTAAGCTCTCAAGACTTTGCAACTTTTCTCATGGTGGGTTGGGCAATTTGGGAAGCACGAAATGAATTGCTATGGAATAATAAGAAAAGTCGGCCTGAACAAGTCAGCTTGCATGCATCTCTGAGGCTACAGGATTTTTTGCGGGTTAGTAATTGCTTGGGGTCTCAAAGTAGGCAAggtcaaataaaacaaatgtgGCAACCACCACATGAGAACAGtcttaaaataaatgtggatGGTGCTTGGAAGCCAGGGACCACGGAGGGTGGCGTTGGTGTGGTTGTGAGAGACTCCACGGGCAAATTTGTGGCGAGTTGTGCAACTAAATTGACTAATGTTTTCTCTGCGTCACAAGTAGAGGCCTTGGCTGCAAGAACAGGTACAATATTGGCGATGGAAAGGGGTTATCAAAATGTTGTCTTTGAAAGTGATGCTCTCCAGATCGTTACAGCACTTCGAAATCACTCCATAGATAGGTCCGTCATAGGACCTGTGGTGGAGGATACCAAGAGCTTGCTGACACAGATCACTGGGGAaggttttacccatattcGTCGTACTGCTAATGGTGTGGCTCATCGTTTAGCTCGTTTTGCCTTGCATATTGGGGGTTCTTTCTACTGGTTCGAGGAACATCCTGATTTTATTTCTGATATATTGTACGAAGATTGTAATTTGTGACCAAGGAATTTCTTTTGCCCTTGATACGAGTTCAAACTTCTTGTATTACCTTTTTTACATCAATAATATTCTATCGCTTatcatcaaaaaaaaaaatttaaaattccaaatttatcATCTACTTTAACCCAACAACGAGGACATTTTAGAAATTAGTACCACTCATACCCAAATTCTATATGGTTTAATAAataacttcaataggaatccggAATCTAACTTCCCTCAATCCACatagtttagtaaacaacttcaataggaatccataatctaattctcctcaatccaactcctcctcaattcaattcatcctcaattcaattcctccttATCCAATTATGGATTAGTAAATAtgccataaataaaatactttgATCacttaacccaaaaaaaaaaaaaaaaaaacacaaaactgatccacccaaaaaaaaaaaagaaaaaaaatgaaaaacttatgGTGAGCATGTATAAACTCATAAACTTTACTAGTATCAGACATCCAATTGAAGAGACTTCTAtgtttcattttctctttttctggaATAAGAACGTGTCCTCTGCCTTTTTAATTTGGTAAAGTAGGCGTAAACaccccaaaacaaaagaaactatTCACTCTGGTCTAAACAAACCAATCTAGCTTTAGGAATACCTAAAGCATCATTAGCTAAACAAGAACTAACCCAACTAGGAGATCTGATCCAACTAGGAGTCGTGTCAAGAATGAACAATCCCATATCCAAGTTATAGCTCAAGTTGGCAAGACAGTTAGCAACTCCATTCTTCTCTGTATATACATGCGTGAGGGCTCAATGACCAATTTTTCTCATCAGTTCACAACAGCTATCAACCAAGGTTGCCAAAAGGGTGCAAACCAAGTAGAGAAGAAGGCTGCAGGTAAAGGTTCACAGCGGCAGctagggatggcaacgggtAGGGTAGGGGCGGGGTATGACAATACTATTTCCATCCCCGCCCTCGTCCCCGAACCCATCCCCGTTTATTAGGTTTCGGGGAATCTCTGTCCCCGTCCCCATCGGGGGACTGCCTATACCCACCCCGAATTCTCGAtgtttttgcataaaaaaatatttatcatacattttaacattaagtttcatattaaattatcattcaacacgttcaaattaactataaagttcaactcaactattcaaaatcacataaatatgaaattccatagaaaattaggaagaattaggagCGGGAAGttaacttagggttaaacataaatattataattatatatttatttatttatttatttaaatataaacatatatatattttcgggtCGGGTTCGGGAATCGGGACGCCAATACCATCTCCTCCCCATACCCGTCGGAgatttttcaagttcgggAATTCTCGTACCCGATACCCATTTAGCCCCGAAATCTCCCCCTGTTAGAGTCGAGGACCTAGCCTCTACGGgatttttgccatccctagCAGCAGCGCTGCCTTTTCAGTTTCCaatgttttgatttattttttaaattaaattaatcaagaaaagtaaaaagcTTTTTGGGTTAATTAATAGAATAAGAGTAAAtcagaattttattattattaaagtatTGTTTCTCTCTTATATAATGtcatcaaacaaataaaacataaagaaTTAACTATAGTTAAACCCATGGACATATGTCACCTTTTGATAAGGGTGGTGGTGAAGGTACACATTGGGTTAAAGtagtgagcaaaaatgctcccAATAATTATATAGAAAAGCATATAGGAGTTGCTTCTCcccataaataaatttttattttttttttaaacgtgGGAATAGAtactttattaaaataataagcaCCATAAGAGTGTACATAAGATAGCACTGAAAACAACACCCCTATAAATGATTCTgaatataaaatttgtttttgtatgcAATTATTATAAAGTTGGTTTTTTAAACCTTCGTATGtctttatttttcagttgttttttggtttgatttcagagacaattcaaattcaaaagttccaattattttatttctatatattttatgggatcagaaatttgatttttggttaTCTCCAACTGTACCTGAATATGGTTCTATAGATGATGTTCGGCCTGTTCTACCCCAAGGATCTCAAGAGAATCATGGAAATCATGAAacagaaaggaaagaaatagtGCAAAGAGAAGGAGATGCTGTAAAAGTTCAAACA
This window encodes:
- the LOC18793550 gene encoding uncharacterized protein LOC18793550, with the protein product MSLLSWNCRGLGNPRTVQDLRRLVVAKDPMVVFLCETRCKQRNFNSIKEQLGFDYCFVVDAIGLSGGLCLFWKSELNLAIRSSSTHHIDAEVGGIGDSLHWRLTGFYGYPATEDTHLSWNLLRDLASESRLPWVCMGDFNELLYANEKEGGLIRPVRQMLAFRDAISDCHLDDMGFEGATFTWFSTRNGGIKERLDRAHSCTKCVRRLKPPGIQLMQWQRSMFGTTKAEIQRVRSQLDVVWRQPNSENTTATYHLLMSQLDSLLSREEAFWKQRSKVSWLKEGDRNTRFFHQRASNRKQRNYVKGLRDNTGRWREDEQGLQYVVLDYFTHLFTSSASGSEGESIDAVESRVTPDMNNLLLTDYCDAEIHEAVFQMYPTKAPEQWIQLMLTCISTVSYSFVINGTPHGFLHPSRGLHQGDPLSPYLFLLCAEGLTELIAQKEREGFLKGVSICRGAPAISHLFFADDSVLFARANMADCMVLKDILDTY